A region of Oncorhynchus masou masou isolate Uvic2021 chromosome 29, UVic_Omas_1.1, whole genome shotgun sequence DNA encodes the following proteins:
- the nacad gene encoding NAC-alpha domain-containing protein 1: MPGESSRRSVPKERHPELGAEQTGLPEPDMTRHASTDSTPSDSGSSPSPSTPQKLLPSCTSPFGPRLVRATPSSSATPRPQPEGSDRRHNNTVRLSGTFGGHGPCGRRSGPVKMERIKVLMGSEVESDYKEPENMDTRVVMGQEALLKTKKTLTGKCPCGQSSQAIPLPGGPVLEVPKLPLEPQAEAGEKAQLDTGQERDNSPLTPKMEQEQERSPVLPISPLLTPLLTPLIPASPPSSEPVTVDVSLMGSLSPLEAGLSPYGEMSFVCAMYAMPSLSEPAYPPAILSFTEPAYAVDPLRVGVPSSLDPDLYYTAPSTPIKMAARPLHLKHRSYPGSPASPLSPNSDSDDLCSPLTSPSGSYVTAEGGSWTSSTSPCTSPNLLLAEEVQEAPACFVSSLSEIGDEVGEDRGAVGERAEEKGGGAAEWRFCLYKGLAETVILEEEEVLRGEVRGRRSEEVTVSRGSCRPRWVTEDTSPLRSSSGRSTDSQEDGGESEGSLCPAEDALAGGQQYSSPLLQRGLELELQACVSEELYPPITNPDDDGADSPRLTSISFPFAPDMGNLSPHTSSVNPASSNLTMDTCSPDVSDGDNSSPYGEMGTFLLFPGSYSDDGEMEEEESMIPASLLNFPLHTSLLFQADSMEITLFPTEEGNEGGEGNDRNDVDAYAAGEEEGDVEDDDEDDEEEVEAKVEIEEAKVEIVIEEEVDEEEGEDVEDEEEEEEGEGKAVNDPAEEDNSASFLHSLSETSINEGLDESFCFHDDTDDSLDSASYNGEEDERLYSTERHAEPPTGPPTGPATGSPTGSTTEPHQAKPQPETRPEAYSTELSQSQSRLSLINPPGDKEPRPENPPGPKPPHHALAPAQPAESAHPESSNSSSGSEMEISSESSDPPVPAPSQESPYVSTLTPKLSTTPYPAFTTPKTTPATVSTPKTNPESLSNPNTNCAPAPNAKSATVCTTNTNPATASTPQNNSATSSTFKTNPATVCTPEINPATVSTPNTNSAPAPNAKSAMACTTNTNPATASTLKTTPGTCSTPNPAATPNTNPAATPYTNPAATPNTNPAATPNTKPAATPNTQPTATPNTKPAATPKTNTAATPNTKPAATPKTNTAATPNTKPAATPNSNPAATIEETASHSNPVILATQPSHNSPVTLATGAGQTKAVAEEVQAGTSDTPRPKQKTSEPRKPLPRVFGVAAASVRSKPLLMSVLELDQKNTNSSAEGVDSHQVLEGTTATNDLNKGVPLLSCPKEPNPSNIPVSSCPESTPGLADNLSLTPDICPCDPAQENLRENTLSTEDGGPGALGFPHTPLTVSPKRENSETDAGVRRGDGGLRADMRGLGAESGSWGAGEALSLSLGQGCGLEAQSLLLYEVEGHTIGQTIGQKIGQTLSGLPNVGTDEDEVGDIMGDEEDNNSLCGRPDKMADVELVGEGVPESNLSSWRSIEEISEAGGGEDGSSQFPEDDVSNLQSHPENKEEQENNNNVSVFLSSGIPTCMTLNALSEDVRHQSQSVCLRASLSNIPLTEVRSQAAAASDRPSTSTDSSTHQSDIRQPSLSMESPGRVSPPGGKPQTVSDQSPGSVEAVISRPNSNRDINPAVKQADPALSLLGGAFGSFSHKIRPSNSKSGRLSQETSRSLKKDTVENVQVSQETSLSVGKDTVEKVQISQEISPSVSKDTVEKVQVSQESSLSVGNDTVEKVQVSQEYSISVGKDTVKKVQVSQNVFQSVGKDTVEKVQVFHEMSPSMSKDIVENVQVFQETSLSVGKDTVEKVKVFQESSLSVGKDPVEKVQVSQETSPSVGKDTVEKVQVSQETSPSMSKDTVEKVQVSQETFPSVRKDTLEKVQVSKEYSLSVGKDTVEKVQVSQETSPSMGKYTVEKVQVSQETSPSEGKDTVEKVQDFQGTLPSVRKDTLEKIQVSKESSLSVGKDTVEKVQVSQETSPSIGKYTVKKVQVSQETSASVRKDTVEKVQVSQETSPSVCNNTVEKVQVSQETSQSVSNDTVEKVQVSQEFPPSVSKDTVEKVQVFQESSLSVGKDMVESVKKLCSQPQPEETELQTVSQKEGGGGQKTDRHIDQPKTSGALEEQENSVCISGEREVEEIAEERFSPTESVPEPAQRQTPEGELSTEKAITPPQPGRRGKQSRDRPSQPRRQSPSGSGSADHPQVPALTAKTLEDTSPPGKQNNKNMRGQKSAADTRQRTHVKGKPEAESERRGENRNVSRSPTPLSPTNLCPISPALLLNQEVNMEVHQEMLDNRPLPGCQTESRKDINDNNVGSGHASPTEQNRSSSPPPLPSSSPPPLSPSPLSSSPPPSTFTVQPDEDLPTPIQESQPLLTTVQPVTPLLDTQPQSTSLQAASATLSTTPIALPKHPPIPTESVRMSPTPYSFSSPPTSALPSTPSLTQPTQESLPRLEAPTTVPVLDIRCQAQPQPNLLTKPNRQIKPVQSQSRQDRDGMDTDSDDDDTAVPLRRHMTQPRGIVGNPSHKESGSSNQREILLHSSRQPTERQIDCPISHKDSQELELSFKYNLGSCNESESDGSVPELEEPEGVPLRSSEPQPISPADEGINRPKQSRSEKKARKAMGKLGLRPVHGVTRITIRKSKSILFVISRPDVFKSPASDIYIVFGEAKIEDLSQQVHKAAAEKFKVPVEPSPLVPPAPPSLTIKEESEEEEEVDEGGLEQRDIELVMAQANVSRSKAVHALRHNTNDIVNAIMELTM; this comes from the exons ATGCCGGGGGAGAGCTCTCGAAGATCTGTCCCCAAAGAAAGACACCCTGAGCTTGGAGCCGAGCAGACAGGCCTGCCTGAACCAG ACATGACCAGACATGCCTCCACTGATTCCACCCCTAGTGACAGCGGCTCTAGTCCCTCCCCCAGCACCCCTCAGAAGCTGCTGCCATCATGCACCTCTCCGTTTGGGCCACGGCTGGTTCGGGCCACACCTAGCTCCTCCGCGACCCCGCGACCCCAGCCTGAAGGTTCAGACCGTCGCCACAATAACACGGTCCGACTTAGCGGGACGTTTGGAGGTCACGGACCCTGTGGACGCCGCAGCGGACCTGTGAAGATGGAGAGAATCaag GTTCTGATGGGCTCGGAGGTGGAGAGCGACTACAAGGAGCCAGAGAACATGGACACACGGGTGGTGATGGGCCAGGAGGCCCTGCTCAAGACAAAGAAAACCCTGACAGGGAAGTGCCCATGCGGGCAGAGCAGCCAGGCGATACCCCTGCCTGGAGGCCCAGTCTTGGAGGTCCCTAAGCTTCCCTTAGAGCCGCAGGCCGAGGCTGGAGAAAAGGCCCAACTGGACACAGGGCAGGAGAGAGACAATTCACCTCTGACCCCAAAGATGGAGCAAGAGCAGGAGAGAAGCCCTGTCCTGCCCATTagccctctcctcacccctctcctaacccccctcatccctgcctcccctccctcctcagagcCAGTCACAGTGGATGTTAGCTTGATGGGCAGCTTAAGCCCTTTGGAGGCAGGGCTGTCTCCCTATGGTGAAATGTCTTTTGTATGTGCCATGTATGCCATGCCCTCCCTGTCCGAGCCAGCCTATCCCCCTGCTATCCTGTCCTTCACTGAGCCGGCCTATGCCGTGGACCCTCTGAGAGTGGGTGTTCCCTCGTCCCTGGATCCTGACCTGTACTACAccgccccctccacccccatcaAGATGGCTGCTCGCCCCTTACACCTCAAACACCGCTCTTACCCCggctccccagcctctcccctctcaccaAACTCGGACAGTGATGACCTGTGCTCCCCCCTCACTTCCCCCTCTGGCTCCTACGTCACGGCGGAGGGGGGCAGCTGGACCTCTTCCACCTCCCCCTGCACCTCCCCCAATCTTCTCCTGGCAGAGGAGGTGCAGGAGGCACCTGCATGCTTTGTCAGCTCGCTGTCCGAAATCGGAGACGAAGTGGGGGAGGATAGGGGAGCAGtaggggagagggcagaggaaaagggaggaggagcagcagagTGGCGGTTCTGCCTCTATAAGGGTCTAGCAGAGACTGTgatcctggaggaggaggaggtactgagAGGGGAGGTaagggggagaaggagtgagGAAGTGACAGTCTCAAGGGGTAGCTGTCGCCCTCGCTGGGTGACAGAGGACACTTCCCCATTGAGGAGCAGCAGCGGCAGAAGCACCGACTCCCAGGAAGATGGAGGGGAGTCGGAGGGCTCGCTCTGCCCAGCAGAGGATGCTCTGGCTGGGGGACAGCAGTACTCAAGTCCCCTGCTGCAAAGAGGCCTGGAGCTGGAGCTGCAGGCCTGTGTGTCTGAGGAGCTTTACCCTCCCATTACCAACCCAGATGATGATGGAGCAGACTCCCCACGGCTGACCTCCATCTCCTTCCCCTTTGCACCAGACATGGGGAACCTAAGCCCTCACACCTCCAGCGTCAACCCTGCCTCCTCCAACCTTACCATGGACACCTGCTCTCCAGATGTGTCAGACGGGGATAACTCCAGCCCTTACGGAGAGATGGGTACCTTCCTGCTGTTCCCAGGCTCCTACAGTGAtgatggtgagatggaggaagaggagagtatgATCCCAGCCTCTCTGCTTAACTTCCCCCTCCACACCAGTCTCCTCTTTCAGGCAGACTCCATGGAGATCACTCTCTTCCCCACAGAGGAGgggaatgagggaggagagggaaacgACAGGAACGATGTGGATGCGTACGCGgccggagaggaggagggggacgtgGAGGATGATGACGAAGATGATGAGGAAGAAGTGGAGGCTaaggtagagatagaggaggcTAAAGTAGAAATAGTGATAGAGGAAGAGgtggatgaagaggagggtgaggatgttgaggatgaggaagaggaggaggagggtgagggtaAGGCTGTAAATGACCCAGCTGAAGAGGACAACTCGGCCTCCTTCCTTCATTCACTGTCAGAAACTTCCATCAACGAAGGGCTGGATGAGTCCTTCTGTTTCCATGATGACACTGACGACTCACTAGACTCCGCCTCTTATAATGGCGAAGAGGATGAGCGACTGTACAGcacagagagacatgctgaaccaCCCACAGGACCACCCACAGGACCAGCCACAGGATCACCCACAGGATCAACCACAGAACCACACCAAGCCAAACCTCAGCCTGAAACCAGACCAGAGGCCTACAGCACTGAACTGTCTCAGTCCCAGAGCAGACTTAGCCTAATCAATCCCCCAGGTGACAAAGAGCCCCGGCCTGAGAATCCTCCAGGACCTAAGCCACCCCACCATGCACTTGCACCTGCCCAACCTGCGGAATCAGCCCACCCCGAGTCCTCCAACAGCAGTAGTGGGAGTGAAATGGAGATCTCCTCAGAGTCCTCTGACCCTCCTGTCCCCGCTCCTTCTCAGGAGAGCCCTTATGTCTCTACCCTTACCCCTAAACTTTCTACAACCCCTTACCCTGCCTTCACTACCCCAAAGACTACTCCTGCTACCGTGTCAACCCCTAAAACCAATCCTgaatctctctctaaccccaacacTAACTGTGCTCCTGCCCCTAATGCTAAATCTGCTACTGTCTGtaccactaacactaaccctgctACAGCCTCAACCCCACAAAATAATTCTGCTACTTCCTCAACCTTCAAAACTAACCCTGCTACCGTATGTACACCTGAAATTAACCCTGCTACGGTCTCTACCCCTAACACTAACAGTGCTCCTGCCCCTAACGCTAAATCTGCTATGGCCTGtaccactaacactaaccctgctACAGCCTCAACCCTCAAAACTACCCCAGGTACATGCTCTACCCCAAACCCCGCTGCtactcctaacactaaccctgctgCTACTCCTTACACTAACCCTGCTGCtactcctaacactaaccctgctgCTACTCCTAACACTAAGCCTGCTGCTACTCCTAACACTCAGCCTACTGCTACTCCTAACACTAAGCCTGCTGCTACTCCTAAAactaacactgctgctactcctaACACTAAGCCTGCTGCTACTCCTAAAactaacactgctgctactcctaACACTAAGCCTGCTGCtactcctaactctaaccctgctgCTACAATCGAGGAGACAGCGTCCCACAGCAATCCTGTCATCCTGGCAACCCAGCCATCCCATAACAGCCCTGTGACCCTGGCAACAGGAGCAGGGCAAACCAAAGCAGTTGCAGAGGAAGTACAGGCTGGTAcg TCAGACACACCCCGGCCTAAACAGAAGACCTCTGAGCCCCGTAAGCCGCTCCCACGTGTGTTTGGGGTGGCAGCAGCTTCAGTCCGGTCCAAACCGCTTCTGATGTCAGTGCTGGAACTGGACCAGAAGAACACGAACAGCAGCGCTGAAGGTGTGGACTCCCATCAGGTCCTTGAAGGGACCACTGCCACCAACGACCTGAACAAGGGGGTCCCTCTGCTCTCATGCCCGAAAGAGCCTAACCCCAGCaacatccctgtctcctcctgccCTGAGAGCACACCTGGCCTGGCTgacaacctgtccctgacccctGACATCTGCCCATGTGACCCCGCCCAGGAGAACCTGAGGGAGAACACCCTGAGCACTGAAGACGGGGGCCCTGGGGCCCTGGGCTTCCCTCACACCCCCCTGACTGTCTCTCCCAAGAGGGAGAACTCAGAGACAGATGCAGGGGTGAGAAGGGGGGATGGGGGCTTGAGGGCTGATATGAGGGGGTTAGGAGCAGAGTCTGGGTCCTGGGGGGCAGGGgaggccctatctctctctctggggcagggCTGTGGGTTGGAGGCACAGAGCCTATTACTGTATGAGGTGGAGGGACATACGATTGGACAGACAATTGGACAGAAGATTGGACAGACACTCTCCGGGCTGCCCAATGTCGGGACAGATGAGGATGAGGTGGGTGATATAATGGGGGATGAAGAAGACAACAACAGCCTGTGTGGTCGGCCAGACAAGATGGCAGATGTCGAGCTTGTGGGAGAGGGAGTGCCAGAGTCCAACCTGTCCAGCTGGAGGTCCATCGAGGAGATAtcagaggcagggggaggagaggacggaAGCTCCCAATTCCCAGAGGATGATGTCAGCAACCTGCAGAGTCACCCGGAAAACAAGGAGgagcaggaaaacaacaacaatgtcTCAGTGTTCCTATCCTCTGGAATACCAACCTGTATGACTCTGAATGCCCTGTCAGAGGACGTGAGACACCAAAGCCAGAGTGTGTGTCTGAGGGCGTCTCTCTCAAACATACCACTCACAGAGGTGAGATCACAGGCTGCTGCAGCCTCCGATAGGCCATCAACATCAACTGACAGCTCAACACACCAATCAGACATAAGACAACCTTCCTTGTCCATGGAAAGCCCTGGGCGTGTCTCACCACCAGGTGGTAAACCACAGACTGTCTCAGACCAGAGCCCTGGTTCAGTAGAGGCAGTCATTTCCAGACCCAACAGTAACAGAGATATTAACCCAGCAGTCAAACAGGCAGACCCAGCTCTGTCTCTGCTGGGTGGGGCATTTGGATCCTTCAGCCATAAAATCAGACCAAGCAACTCCAAGTCAGGCAGACTGTCCCAAGAAACTTCCCGATCACTGAAGAAAGACACAGTAGAGAATGTCCAAGTCTCCCAAGAAACTTCTCTCTCAGTGGGCAAAGACACAGTAGAGAAGGTCCAAATTTCCCAAGAAATTTCCCCATCAGTGAGCAAAGACACAGTAGAGAAGGTCCAAGTCTCCCAAGAATCTTCCTTATCAGTGGGcaatgacacagtagagaagGTCCAAGTTTCCCAAGAATATTCCATATCAGTGGGCAAAGACACAGTAAAGAAGGTCCAAGTTTCCCAAAATGTTTTCCAATCAGTGGGCAAAGACACAGTAGAGAAGGTCCAAGTTTTTCACGAAATGTCCCCATCAATGAGCAAAGACATAGTAGAGAATGTCCAAGTCTTCCAAGAAACTTCCCTATCAGTGGGCAAAGACACAGTAGAGAAGGTCAAAGTATTCCAAGAATCTTCCCTATCAGTGGGCAAAGACCCAGTAGAGAAAGTCCAAGTTTCCCAAGAAACTTCCCCATCAGTGGGCAAAGACACAGTAGAGAAGGTCCAAGTTTCCCAAGAGACTTCCCCGTCAATGAGCAAAGACACGGTAGAGAAGGTCCAAGTTTCCCAAGAAACTTTCCCATCAGTGAGAAAAGACACATTAGAGAAGGTCCAAGTCTCCAAAGAATATTCCCTGTCAGTTGGCAAAGACACAGTAGAGAAAGTCCAAGTTTCCCAAGAAACTTCCCCATCAATGGGCAAATACACAGTAGAGAAGGTCCAAGTCTCCCAAGAAACGTCCCCATCAGAGGGCAAAGACACGGTAGAGAAGGTCCAAGATTTCCAAGGAACTTTACCATCAGTGAGAAAAGACACATTAGAGAAGATCCAAGTCTCCAAAGAATCTTCCCTGTCAGTTGGCAAAGACACAGTAGAGAAAGTCCAAGTTTCCCAAGAAACTTCCCCATCAATAGGCAAATACACAGTAAAGAAGGTCCAAGTTTCGCAAGAAACTTCCGCATCAGTGAGAAAAGACACAGTAGAGAAAGTCCAAGTTTCCCAAGAAACTTCCCCATCAGTGTGCAACAACACAGTAGAGAAGGTACAAGTTTCCCAAGAAACTTCCCAATCAGTGAGTAatgatacagtagaaaaagtccaAGTTTCCCAAGAATTTCCCCCATCAGTGAGCAAAGACACAGTAGAGAAGGTCCAAGTTTTCCAAGAATCTTCCCTATCAGTGGGTAAAGACATGGTAGAAAGTGTGAAAAAACTCTGTTCCCAGCCTCAGCCAGAGGAGACAGAGCTACAGACGGTGAGCCAAAAAGAAGGTGGTGGCGGTCAGAAGACTGACAGGCACATTGACCAACCAAAGACGAGTGGGGCCTTAGAAGAACAGGAGAACAGTGTTTGTATCTcaggggaaagagaggtggaggagattgCAGAGGAGAGATTCTCTCCAACAGAGAGTGTTCCAGAACCTGCACAGCGTCAGACACCCGAGGGAGAGCTGAGCACAGAGAAAGCCATCACTCCTCCTCagccagggaggagagggaagcagagcagagacagacccagtcagccGCGCAGACAATCTCCGTCAGGCTCTGGGTCTGCTGATCACCCACAGGTACCAGCGCTCACTGCCAAGACCCTAGAAGACACCTCCCCACCAGGGAAACAAAATAATAAGAATATGAGAGGACAAAAATCTGCTGCAGATACCAGACAGAGGACACATGTGAAGGGCAAACCTGAGGCAGAGtccgagaggagaggggaaaacagaaaCGTCTCCAGATCCCCGACTCCCCTTAGTCCTACCAACCTCTGCCCTATCTCTCCTGCTCTCCTACTCAACCAGGAAGTGAACATGGAAGTGCACCAGGAAATGCTTGACAACAGGCCGCTGCCTGGTTGCCAGACAGAAAGCAGAAAGGACATCAACGATAACAATGTGGGGAGTGGCCATGCCTCCCCTACAGAACAGAATAGatcttcttctcctccacctcttccctcctcctctcctccccctctctccccctctcctctctcatcctctcctccccccagtaCCTTCACAGTGCAGCCAGATGAGGACCTCCCCACCCCCATACAGGAGTCCCAGCCTCTCCTCACCACAGTCCAGCCTGTCACCCCACTCCTAGACACCCAGCCTCAATCAACCAGTCTTCAGGCAGCCTCCGCAACCCTTTCTACTACCCCTATCGCCCTTCCTAAGCATCCCCCTATACCCACTGAAAGTGTCCGTATGTCCCCTACCCCCTACTCATTCTCATCTCCACCCACGTCAGCCCTGCCCTCGACCCCCAGCCTTACCCAGCCCACCCAGGAGTCTTTGCCACGGCTGGAGGCTCCAACCACAGTGCCTGTCCTAGACATCCGCTGCCAGGCCCAGCCCCAACCAAACCTCCTCACCAAGCCCAACAGACAGATCAAGCCAGTTCAGTCACAAAGCCGACAGGACAGAG ATGGGATGGACACAGACAGTGATGATGATGACACTGCTGTTCCTCTACGGCGTCACATGACTCAGCCCAGGGGGATTGTGGGAAACCCTTCTCATAAAGAGTCTGGCTCCTCCAATCAGCGAGAGATACTGCTTCACTCCTCCCGCCAACCAACTGAGAGACAGATAGACTGTCCAATCAGCCACAAGGATTCACAGGAGCTGGAACTGTCCTTCAAATACAACT tGGGCTCCTGCAATGAGTCGGAGAGTGACGGATCAGTGCCAGAGTTGGAAGAACCAGAGGGGGTGCCACTGAGATCCTCAGAACCCCAG cccatcTCTCCTGCTGATGAGGGGATTAACAGACCTAAGCAGAGCCGCAGTGAGAAGAAGGCCCGCAAG gccaTGGGTAAGCTGGGCTTGCGGCCGGTCCACGGTGTGACCAGAATCACTATAAGGAAGTCGAAGAGCATCTTGTTTGTCATCAGCAGACCTGACGTCTTCAAGAGCCCCGCGTCAGACATCTACATCGTGTTTGGAGAGGCCAAG ATAGAGGACCTGTCTCAACAGGTGCACAAGGCAGCGGCAGAGAAGTTTAAGGTCCCGGTGGAGCCCTCCCCACTGGTGCCCCCTGCACCACCCAGCCTCACCATCAAggaggagagcgaggaggaggaggag GTGGACGAGGGAGGTTTGGAGCAGAGGGATATAGAGCTGGTGATGGCCCAGGCTAACGTGTCCCGTTCTAAAGCTGTCCACGCCCTCAGACACAACACCAATGACATCGTTAACGCTATCATG GAGCTGACCATGtga